The proteins below come from a single Pirellulales bacterium genomic window:
- a CDS encoding dihydroorotate dehydrogenase yields the protein MPSPDRTSLDLTVRLGRLTLPNPILVASGTFGYAREMAAIVDLRRLGGIIPKTITREPRSGNRPWRTLETAAGMLNSIGLDNDGQEAFIEHHLPYLAAVGAPIIVSVAGRTSDEFVEMCARMDGLPGISAVELNISCPNVSCGVDLGIDPVACQQVVAGCRTACAFPIIAKLTPNVTSIAEIAKAAADGGADCISAINTVQGMAVDWRRRRPLLGNVLGGLSGPAIKPIALRCVYQIARAVKIPIIGIGGIATIDDVMEFIVAGASAVQIGTANFYCPTATMSLLDALPAAFTQISATSVAEVVGTLMVEPR from the coding sequence GTGCCATCTCCAGATCGGACATCGCTCGATTTGACCGTGCGGCTCGGCCGGTTGACGCTGCCGAACCCAATCTTGGTCGCCTCCGGAACGTTCGGCTATGCGCGCGAAATGGCGGCTATTGTCGATCTGCGGCGGCTCGGCGGTATCATTCCGAAAACGATTACTCGCGAGCCGCGAAGTGGAAATCGTCCTTGGCGCACGCTGGAAACAGCCGCAGGAATGCTCAATAGCATCGGCCTGGACAACGACGGGCAGGAAGCGTTCATCGAGCATCACTTACCCTACTTGGCCGCCGTCGGAGCACCGATTATCGTGAGTGTCGCCGGCCGCACATCCGACGAGTTTGTCGAAATGTGCGCTCGCATGGACGGCTTGCCGGGCATTTCTGCGGTCGAGTTGAACATTTCTTGCCCCAACGTCAGTTGTGGCGTCGATTTGGGCATTGATCCGGTCGCCTGCCAGCAAGTCGTGGCCGGCTGCCGAACCGCTTGTGCATTTCCGATCATTGCAAAGCTCACGCCGAATGTCACCAGCATTGCCGAGATCGCCAAGGCCGCGGCCGATGGTGGCGCGGATTGCATCTCAGCCATCAATACCGTACAAGGCATGGCGGTCGATTGGCGCCGCCGCCGTCCGCTGCTCGGCAATGTGCTGGGAGGCCTGAGCGGCCCTGCGATCAAGCCGATTGCGCTGCGCTGCGTTTATCAGATCGCTCGTGCGGTAAAAATCCCGATCATCGGCATTGGCGGCATCGCGACGATCGACGACGTCATGGAGTTCATCGTCGCAGGGGCCAGCGCTGTCCAAATAGGTACGGCGAATTTCTATTGTCCGACGGCCACGATGAGCCTGCTCGATGCGCTGCCGGCGGCTTTCACCCAAATCAGTGCAACGAGCGTTGCCGAAGTTGTCGGCACTTTGATGGTAGAGCCTCGGTAG
- a CDS encoding sugar phosphate isomerase/epimerase yields MKYDVSLDRRAFLQSATAVAISMSAVPLCAAEAVANGKVIGKPKLRKAVKYSMIQEGHSPQAKLDLAKSLGFEGVEIDAPNHLDRDEVRKASEESGVHIHGTITAGQWKTRLSDPDPAVRAVGAKSLLAAIEDAGFYGADTVLLVPGQVTNKDTENFDQVWERSQAEVRKAIPAAEKANVKICIETVWNDFITKPQQLIDYVDQLNSPHIAAYFDISNMIKYGLPPAEWIRKLGKRIAKFDFKGYSKTKKWVAIGEGDEDWPEVLKALAEIGYDGWATSEVDGGGKKELEEISKRMDRVLGLG; encoded by the coding sequence TTTCCCTCGACCGCCGGGCATTCCTGCAATCGGCCACGGCCGTCGCAATTTCGATGAGCGCTGTCCCGCTGTGCGCGGCCGAAGCTGTTGCGAACGGCAAGGTGATTGGCAAGCCCAAACTCCGCAAAGCGGTCAAGTACTCCATGATCCAGGAAGGCCACTCACCACAGGCGAAGCTCGACCTTGCCAAGTCGCTGGGCTTTGAAGGCGTGGAGATCGACGCGCCGAATCATTTGGACCGCGACGAGGTAAGAAAGGCCAGCGAAGAATCTGGCGTTCACATTCACGGTACAATCACTGCTGGACAGTGGAAGACTCGGCTGTCGGATCCCGATCCTGCAGTGCGCGCAGTCGGCGCGAAATCGCTGCTGGCGGCAATCGAAGACGCCGGCTTCTACGGGGCTGATACCGTGCTGCTCGTCCCCGGCCAAGTCACCAACAAAGACACCGAAAACTTTGATCAGGTGTGGGAGCGATCGCAGGCGGAAGTGCGCAAAGCCATTCCAGCCGCTGAAAAAGCGAATGTGAAAATCTGCATCGAAACGGTGTGGAACGATTTCATCACTAAGCCACAGCAATTGATCGATTATGTCGATCAATTGAACTCGCCGCACATCGCAGCCTATTTCGATATCAGCAACATGATCAAGTATGGACTGCCGCCAGCCGAGTGGATTCGAAAGCTTGGCAAGCGGATCGCGAAATTCGATTTCAAGGGATACAGCAAGACGAAGAAATGGGTGGCCATCGGCGAAGGCGACGAAGATTGGCCGGAAGTGCTCAAGGCTCTCGCCGAAATCGGCTACGATGGCTGGGCGACGTCCGAAGTCGACGGCGGTGGAAAGAAAGAATTGGAAGAAATTTCAAAGCGGATGGATCGAGTGTTGGGATTGGGATGA
- a CDS encoding NUDIX domain-containing protein: MKRAAGLLIYRCVQQQLEVLLVHPSGNYNRHAPWSLPKGLLDEGESLIDAAIRETHEEAGVNGVTAEQLTPLGHVDYTRSNKRVYAFAVVSPTDAAPHPNCWEIEKVEFVPVEVARQRLHRDQRPFLDRLIELLGGSNREA; encoded by the coding sequence ATGAAACGCGCCGCCGGCCTATTAATCTATCGATGTGTTCAGCAGCAGCTCGAAGTGCTGCTTGTCCATCCCTCGGGCAATTACAACCGCCATGCGCCTTGGAGCCTTCCCAAAGGGCTCCTAGACGAAGGGGAATCGCTGATCGACGCGGCTATTCGCGAGACGCACGAAGAAGCCGGAGTCAACGGCGTCACGGCCGAGCAACTTACGCCGCTCGGTCACGTCGACTATACACGCAGCAACAAGCGCGTTTATGCTTTTGCCGTTGTGTCACCCACCGATGCAGCCCCACATCCAAATTGCTGGGAGATCGAAAAGGTCGAGTTCGTACCTGTGGAGGTTGCCCGCCAGCGGCTGCATCGCGATCAGCGACCATTCCTAGACCGTCTAATTGAACTGCTTGGGGGGTCGAACCGTGAAGCGTAA